A genomic segment from Chitinophaga niabensis encodes:
- a CDS encoding Crp/Fnr family transcriptional regulator has translation MSIKGIFPIDKWDFKSESILIDLPKEDFDLLMAHSNEKLYKKNEILFREGTYASGIFYLVKGKVKKYKVDEEGNEQIIYLAHTGQLIGYHGIFSGDHYLDSVGVMEDSRIVFIPKEDFLRTLQRSSIFSNRLLKTLSHEYTVLTNSLSVLAHKTVRERLALQLVVIREKYKVSGAEGKPIEVNISREDLANLVGTVRENIVRILTEFKESNILETKGRKIIIKDVNKLIQIANFK, from the coding sequence ATGAGCATCAAAGGTATTTTCCCAATAGATAAATGGGATTTCAAAAGTGAGTCCATCCTGATAGATCTGCCAAAGGAAGATTTTGATCTGCTGATGGCTCACAGTAATGAAAAGCTGTATAAAAAGAACGAAATACTTTTTAGAGAGGGAACTTATGCTTCCGGCATTTTTTACCTTGTTAAAGGAAAGGTGAAGAAGTATAAGGTGGATGAAGAAGGGAATGAGCAGATCATATACCTGGCGCATACAGGTCAGCTGATAGGTTATCATGGCATCTTTTCAGGGGATCACTACCTGGACTCCGTAGGGGTGATGGAAGATAGCCGGATCGTATTTATACCTAAAGAGGATTTTTTACGAACACTGCAGCGTTCCTCTATATTTAGCAACCGCCTGTTAAAGACACTAAGCCATGAATATACGGTGCTAACAAATAGCCTTAGCGTGCTTGCTCACAAGACCGTAAGGGAAAGGCTGGCATTACAACTGGTGGTGATCCGTGAAAAATATAAAGTATCAGGTGCTGAAGGAAAGCCCATTGAAGTGAATATCAGCAGGGAAGACCTGGCTAACCTTGTAGGCACGGTGAGGGAGAATATTGTGAGGATATTGACGGAGTTTAAGGAAAGCAATATCCTTGAAACGAAAGGAAGAAAGATAATCATCAAGGATGT